Proteins found in one Hevea brasiliensis isolate MT/VB/25A 57/8 chromosome 18, ASM3005281v1, whole genome shotgun sequence genomic segment:
- the LOC110636601 gene encoding LOW QUALITY PROTEIN: probable xyloglucan endotransglucosylase/hydrolase protein 8 (The sequence of the model RefSeq protein was modified relative to this genomic sequence to represent the inferred CDS: inserted 1 base in 1 codon; substituted 1 base at 1 genomic stop codon), which translates to MEGYRVSPMAALLFIAALLAASCIPSEAAFSKGSFEDNFNIMWSEEHFKTSEDRQIWYLSLDKETGCGFQTKQRYRFGWFSMKLKLVGGDSVGVVTAYYMCSENGAGPTRDELDFEFXGNRTGQPYLIQTNVYKNGTGGREMRHMLXFDPTEDFHTYSILWNNHQIVFFINRVPIRVHKNNGETNNFFPNKKPMYLFSSIWNADEWATRGGLEKTDWKKAPFVSSYKDFNVDGCQWEDAYPACVSTTTKNWWDQYQAWHLSDSQKMDYARVQRNLVIYDYCKDTERYPTLPVECSLSPWD; encoded by the exons ATGGAGGGATATAGGGTTTCTCCGATGGCAGCTCTTCTCTTCATTGCGGCTTTATTGGCTGCTTCTTGCATACCATCTGAAGCAGCTTTCTCCAAAGGATCTTttgaagacaatttcaatattatgTGGTCAGAGGAGCATTTCAAAACATCTGAAGACAGGCAGATCTGGTACCTTTCCTTGGACAAGGAAACAG GTTGTGGATTTCAAACAAAGCAGAGATACAGATTTGGGTGGTTTAGTATGAAGCTAAAACTGGTTGGAGGTGATTCAGTTGGTGTAGTGACAGCTTATTAT ATGTGCTCAGAGAATGGGGCAGGACCAACAAGGGATGAGTTGGATTTTGAGT TAGGGAATAGAACCGGACAGCCATATTTGATACAGACAAACGTATACAAAAATGGAACTGGTGGGCGTGAGATGAGGCACATGCTTTGATTCGATCCTACTGAGGATTTTCACACCTATTCCATCCTCTGGAATAACCACCAGATTGT GTTCTTTATAAATAGAGTTCCCATAAGAGTGCACAAGAACAATGGAGAGACTAACAATTTCTTCCCCAACAAGAAGCCCATGTACCTATTCTCGAGCATTTGGAATGCAGATGAGTGGGCCACAAGAGGTGGGCTAGAGAAGACAGACTGGAAAAAGGCTCCATTTGTGTCCTCTTATAAGGACTTCAATGTGGATGGTTGCCAATGGGAAGACGCGTACCCTGCTTGCGTATCAACCACCACCAAGAATTGGTGGGATCAATACCAAGCTTGGCATCTTTCTGATTCGCAGAAAATGGATTATGCTCGGGTCCAGAGGAACCTTGTCATCTATGATTATTGCAAAGACACTGAGA